The region GAAGCCAGTATccattatttaataatcaagtCTAATTAAACATGACAGCAGGATAAGAAAGGGAacttattcatgaaaaataatagaCAAATTACATAGACTTCTAGCATATTGTTTCAGAAAGCAAGTGAATGCCAAGCCAGCCGAGTAGGACAAGAAAATCAATCCAAACAAAATTCTCTGTAAGTAAAGTATAAAGACGCTTCAGCTGACCTTCAGGCTACACCAAAGCTTTGAAGCTTGTCGCAATGAGGAGTGGGCAAGTTGCTTCTCCATCGCCTCCTCTGGAGTTCTATGTGACAATAACGACCATAATCCCTTATCACACTATTTTCGATATTAGCTCGTGAAGGACTTCCAAGTGGAAAATTCAGATCAAATTCAGgtgatttaacaaaaaaatccaCTCCATGTTTCTCAGTGATCTTGGGAAActgataaaaataattcttctgcAAAGAATAATCGGGCTCTGAGAATGGTAGATAAGCAAGCAACAAGATTAGCAAAATTGGTAATAGCTGAAGCAAAAGCATCAGATTAAGCCCTACTCTACCAAAATCATCCCACTGTTGATTGCCCGCTCTAGTTCTAGTTCTAGTTCTAGTCCTATAAACACGAGAGGCTTGAAACATGTCCGACTGGCCAAAGAAAGCCTTGAACATCTCATCAGCATCAAGATCATCATCAAACAAATCAGGCTCAGttgtcctcctcctcctcctcctcctgctcACATTGTACTGCTGGCTGTGCTCAAATTCCTCAACCCATCCAGTCCGATCATACTGTCTCCTCGAATCATCATCACTCAAGCACTTGAAGGCCTTGCTAACTTTCTTAAAGGCATCCTCAGAGCCAGGAGTCTTATTCTTATCTGGATGAACTTTCAATGACATTTTCCTATACGCCCTTCTCATATCCTCCATGGAACAACTCTTTTCCAGACCTAGAATCTCGTAGTAATCCCTACATCTCTGAATTTTCTTAATCAATTGCACTTGTTCTTCGCTATAAATAATCCTAGCAGAATCTGCGTCGTTTTCATCACTTCCCACATCCTTTTTGTCATTATAATCACTAAAGAACGCCGATTCTGGATTATCAGCAGCAGCCAAAAGATCATCAACGCCTAAATTAGGGTCAAGTCTTCGCGCAATTGCAATGAATTTGACCGCACACTGCCTTTTCCCCGACGAAATTGCCTCCTTGGCAATGGCAATGCATCTTAAAGCTTCGTCCTTGTTACTGTTCATCATCGAAACCTCGGAC is a window of Diospyros lotus cultivar Yz01 chromosome 10, ASM1463336v1, whole genome shotgun sequence DNA encoding:
- the LOC127810905 gene encoding chaperone protein dnaJ 49, which translates into the protein MMNSNKDEALRCIAIAKEAISSGKRQCAVKFIAIARRLDPNLGVDDLLAAADNPESAFFSDYNDKKDVGSDENDADSARIIYSEEQVQLIKKIQRCRDYYEILGLEKSCSMEDMRRAYRKMSLKVHPDKNKTPGSEDAFKKVSKAFKCLSDDDSRRQYDRTGWVEEFEHSQQYNVSRRRRRRRTTEPDLFDDDLDADEMFKAFFGQSDMFQASRVYRTRTRTRTRAGNQQWDDFGRVGLNLMLLLQLLPILLILLLAYLPFSEPDYSLQKNYFYQFPKITEKHGVDFFVKSPEFDLNFPLGSPSRANIENSVIRDYGRYCHIELQRRRWRSNLPTPHCDKLQSFGVA